In a single window of the Desulfovibrio mangrovi genome:
- a CDS encoding sigma-54-dependent Fis family transcriptional regulator, translated as MSVTNLQDESLQPYLGTLQRIVSEMGPQRPFQSTLKSLLKTLAENHDFQRPHLVIFDPETRTLKLSLAHTPTKAAHVEYEPGVGVTGQVFSSGQPVIVPRMKDHPAFLNRAFGRTEEELMSLAFICVPVLGPGEDDEGREVIGTLSVDTPTSDMSKLLGQSKFLAVVAGMIANQAAYLQEEMARQKHLMSQGLIAGDNVETGFIPPNIVAASKSMRLVLNQAAQVGPSRATALLRGESGTGKELLAEAIHQASPRREQPLIKLNCAALPSELVESELFGYQKGAFTGAVQDKKGLFELANKGTLFLDEVGELSPTAQAKVLRAIQEQEIQRLGSEKTITVDVRLICATHQPLEELVEKGHFREDLYYRINVFPVFIPPLRERREDILPLAEHFLSLYAEEYTRDIKRISTPAIDLLTQYHWPGNIRELKNCIERAVLVCDEHVIRTYHLPPSLQTAESTATDSNLSFCEAVAKFEQELLVDALKKARGNMLQAARDLRVSYRIVNYKVKKYGLDAKKFAVAKGRPR; from the coding sequence ATGAGTGTAACCAACCTACAAGACGAGAGTCTACAGCCGTATCTGGGAACGCTTCAGCGCATCGTGTCTGAGATGGGACCCCAGCGTCCCTTCCAGTCCACGCTGAAGTCTCTGCTCAAGACACTGGCGGAGAATCATGACTTCCAGCGGCCTCATCTGGTCATCTTCGACCCCGAGACCCGCACGCTCAAGCTCAGCCTTGCGCATACGCCGACAAAGGCGGCGCATGTGGAATATGAGCCCGGCGTCGGTGTGACGGGGCAGGTGTTCTCCAGCGGGCAGCCTGTCATCGTGCCTCGCATGAAGGATCATCCAGCCTTCCTCAACCGCGCTTTCGGGCGTACCGAGGAAGAACTGATGAGTCTTGCCTTCATCTGCGTGCCGGTGCTCGGCCCCGGTGAAGATGATGAAGGGCGCGAAGTCATCGGCACCCTCAGCGTGGATACGCCCACGAGCGATATGTCCAAGCTGCTGGGACAGTCGAAGTTCCTTGCCGTTGTTGCGGGCATGATTGCCAACCAGGCTGCATACTTGCAGGAGGAAATGGCACGGCAGAAGCACCTGATGTCGCAGGGGCTCATTGCCGGAGACAATGTGGAGACGGGATTCATCCCCCCCAACATTGTCGCCGCTTCCAAATCCATGCGTCTTGTATTGAATCAGGCTGCTCAGGTCGGTCCCAGCCGTGCCACCGCGCTGCTGCGCGGCGAATCCGGTACGGGTAAGGAGCTGCTGGCGGAAGCCATCCATCAGGCCAGCCCCCGCCGCGAGCAACCCCTGATCAAGCTTAACTGCGCCGCGCTTCCTTCCGAACTGGTGGAGAGCGAACTCTTCGGTTACCAGAAGGGTGCTTTTACCGGTGCGGTGCAGGACAAGAAAGGCCTTTTCGAACTGGCGAACAAGGGTACCTTGTTCCTTGATGAGGTGGGCGAACTCAGCCCCACGGCGCAGGCCAAGGTGCTGCGCGCCATTCAGGAGCAGGAGATTCAGCGCCTCGGCAGCGAAAAGACCATTACCGTTGATGTGCGTCTTATCTGTGCCACGCATCAGCCTCTGGAAGAGCTGGTGGAAAAGGGGCACTTCCGTGAAGACCTCTATTACCGCATCAACGTGTTCCCCGTATTCATTCCGCCGCTGCGCGAGCGTCGGGAAGACATTCTGCCTCTGGCGGAACACTTCCTCAGTCTGTATGCGGAAGAATACACTCGTGACATCAAGCGTATCTCCACGCCCGCGATTGACCTGCTCACGCAGTATCACTGGCCCGGGAACATACGTGAACTGAAGAACTGCATTGAGCGTGCGGTGCTGGTGTGTGACGAGCACGTTATCCGTACCTACCATCTGCCGCCTTCGCTGCAGACGGCGGAAAGTACCGCAACCGATTCCAACCTTTCGTTCTGCGAAGCCGTGGCCAAGTTCGAACAGGAGCTGCTGGTGGACGCGCTCAAGAAGGCCCGCGGCAATATGCTGCAGGCAGCGCGCGATCTGCGGGTGAGCTACCGTATCGTGAACTACAAGGTGAAGAAATACGGTTTGGACGCCAAGAAATTCGCCGTGGCGAAGGGGCGTCCGCGTTAA
- a CDS encoding indolepyruvate oxidoreductase subunit beta, with the protein MERIRIYMTGVGGQGTLTATTLLARTALDQGLDVVSGEIHGMAQRGGVVESTVLLGGWKSPKISHGEADIVLGFEPLETLRGLPYLAKGGSVISNTEPLPPVGVSCGRDTYPAMEHITERVKGCSAKCWFLPCRTLGLEAGSVQAGNIVLLGALCASGLLPFGPEALESAIRKYLKPTLVDMNLKAVALGVSKLAG; encoded by the coding sequence ATGGAACGTATTCGCATCTATATGACCGGCGTGGGCGGGCAGGGTACTCTTACCGCCACCACCCTTCTGGCCCGCACCGCCCTTGATCAGGGACTGGATGTCGTATCCGGCGAGATTCACGGTATGGCACAACGCGGCGGCGTGGTGGAATCCACCGTGCTGCTCGGCGGTTGGAAGAGCCCCAAAATCAGTCATGGCGAAGCCGATATCGTACTCGGTTTCGAACCGTTGGAAACGCTGCGCGGCCTGCCGTATCTGGCAAAGGGCGGCAGTGTCATCAGTAACACGGAACCGTTGCCTCCCGTTGGCGTTTCCTGTGGCCGCGATACCTATCCCGCCATGGAACACATCACGGAGCGGGTGAAGGGATGTTCCGCCAAGTGCTGGTTCCTGCCCTGCAGAACGCTGGGGCTGGAAGCCGGTTCCGTACAGGCGGGGAATATCGTGCTGCTCGGCGCGCTGTGCGCGTCCGGTCTGCTTCCCTTCGGCCCGGAGGCTCTGGAATCCGCAATCAGGAAATATCTGAAGCCCACGCTGGTTGATATGAACCTCAAGGCCGTTGCGCTAGGGGTTTCCAAGCTGGCGGGCTAG